A genomic stretch from Barnesiella intestinihominis YIT 11860 includes:
- a CDS encoding endonuclease, whose translation MKKIGFLLLAVFLTGVTVTQAQKKQYAIYAVAFYNLENLFDTINQPNTNDEEFTPSGSYRWGGLKYRNKLNNLAYAISNFATDNSSPFKLKNGPAVIGVSEIENEQVLEDLIHTGELSKRNYGIVHYDSPDFRGIDVGLIYDKDQFTLESSRSARLHTPQFPDLRTRDQLVVSGILAGERVHFIVNHWPSRLGGEKQSSPKREAAAALTKHLADSLLAADPDSKVIIMGDLNDDPSNRSCKTVLGAKKKQQEVQAGGYFNTMWEMFDKGIGTLAYNGSWNLFDQIIISGNLLGKDRSTLKYIRSEVFNRDFLKQKEGKYKGYPLRTHAAGVYLNGYSDHFPTLIYLAKEIK comes from the coding sequence ATGAAAAAAATAGGATTCTTGCTATTAGCCGTATTCTTGACAGGAGTGACTGTTACACAAGCACAAAAGAAACAATACGCTATATATGCGGTAGCATTCTACAATCTTGAAAACCTGTTCGACACGATTAATCAGCCGAATACGAACGACGAAGAATTTACGCCTTCGGGGTCGTACCGTTGGGGCGGATTAAAATATCGGAATAAACTCAACAACCTAGCTTATGCGATTAGCAATTTTGCCACAGACAACAGCAGCCCGTTCAAATTAAAAAACGGACCTGCCGTTATCGGCGTATCGGAAATAGAAAACGAACAAGTATTGGAAGATTTGATTCATACCGGCGAATTATCCAAACGAAACTATGGAATCGTACATTACGACTCTCCCGATTTTAGAGGAATCGATGTGGGTCTTATATACGACAAAGACCAATTTACACTCGAATCGAGCCGTAGCGCACGACTTCATACCCCTCAATTCCCCGACCTACGTACTCGCGACCAATTAGTTGTTTCGGGAATATTGGCCGGCGAACGGGTACACTTTATTGTCAACCACTGGCCTTCAAGACTCGGCGGAGAAAAACAATCGAGCCCAAAACGGGAAGCCGCTGCCGCACTGACCAAACATTTGGCTGACTCTCTTTTAGCGGCCGACCCCGACTCGAAAGTCATCATTATGGGCGACCTCAACGACGACCCGTCGAACCGCAGTTGCAAAACCGTATTAGGGGCCAAAAAGAAACAACAAGAAGTTCAGGCTGGCGGATATTTCAATACCATGTGGGAAATGTTCGACAAAGGCATAGGCACGTTGGCTTATAACGGTTCTTGGAACTTATTCGACCAAATTATTATTTCGGGGAACCTGTTAGGTAAAGATCGCTCCACCTTGAAATATATCCGGTCGGAAGTATTCAACCGGGATTTTCTAAAACAAAAAGAAGGCAAGTACAAGGGTTATCCTTTGCGAACCCATGCTGCGGGAGTTTATCTAAATGGTTACAGCGACCACTTCCCCACTCTCATCTATTTAGCCAAAGAGATAAAATAA
- a CDS encoding T9SS type A sorting domain-containing protein, protein MRKITLLVLLFAVVGNIKAAHYEYIPLVRDGVEWGYSQQLFGKSYYRNLIQADTIVNNIAYKKFYTFKSCSETADENLAFIRESGKQVYITFNKLLMPVESLCDREYLIYDFGVKEGETITRFDWITQKSVSSTISKIDTVEIANTLRQRFWTGDKVLWIEGIGVEDGDLLRPGCSTDVSGLDTQDKLVYVKGPDGNIEYETSDAVNDPCYSGIEEVDRDDDIVIIRNGRNLEIAVNDTKFRMIELVDISGRMVWCEYLDGRGKIVLSTADYPRGIYVIVLSSNEDRITRRVIF, encoded by the coding sequence ATGAGAAAAATTACGTTGTTAGTTCTTTTGTTCGCTGTGGTCGGGAATATAAAAGCTGCGCATTATGAATATATCCCTTTGGTGCGAGACGGTGTCGAGTGGGGATATTCCCAGCAATTATTCGGAAAGAGTTATTATCGAAATCTGATACAAGCCGATACCATTGTCAATAACATTGCGTATAAAAAGTTTTACACTTTTAAGTCTTGTTCGGAGACGGCCGATGAAAATTTGGCTTTTATCCGAGAATCCGGGAAACAGGTTTATATAACTTTTAATAAACTCCTTATGCCTGTCGAGAGTTTGTGTGATAGGGAATATCTTATTTATGATTTCGGAGTAAAGGAGGGTGAGACCATCACTCGTTTCGATTGGATTACTCAGAAATCCGTATCTTCGACAATTAGTAAAATTGATACGGTAGAGATCGCCAATACACTTCGGCAGCGATTTTGGACGGGAGATAAGGTCTTGTGGATAGAAGGGATAGGAGTAGAAGACGGTGATTTGCTGCGCCCGGGTTGTTCTACCGATGTGAGTGGGTTGGATACTCAGGATAAATTGGTTTATGTCAAAGGTCCTGACGGTAACATCGAATATGAAACGTCGGATGCGGTGAATGATCCTTGTTATAGCGGAATTGAAGAGGTGGATAGAGATGATGATATAGTTATCATTCGAAATGGCAGAAATTTAGAGATTGCTGTGAATGATACAAAATTTCGAATGATCGAATTAGTCGATATTTCTGGTCGTATGGTTTGGTGTGAATACTTAGATGGTCGGGGGAAGATTGTTTTGTCGACAGCCGATTATCCCAGAGGAATTTATGTTATCGTATTGTCATCGAATGAAGATAGGATAACTCGTCGTGTTATATTTTAA